One part of the Solanum dulcamara chromosome 8, daSolDulc1.2, whole genome shotgun sequence genome encodes these proteins:
- the LOC129901510 gene encoding protein AE7-like, whose amino-acid sequence MVSELINANPIVYEKKERQARIAPSADEDAAETIDQLEIFDYLRDIKDPEHPYSLEELKVITEDAIEVDDQRSYVRVTFTPTVEHCSMATVIGLCLRVKLMRSLPSRYKVDIRVAPGTHATEAAVNKQLNDKERVAAALENPNLVDMVDECLAPSLE is encoded by the exons atggtttctgaattgataaaTGCCAATCCCATTGTGTATGAGAAGAAGGAGCGTCAAGCTAGGATTGCTCCAAGTGCGGATGAAGATGCAGCTGAAACTATTGACCAGCTTGAAATTTTTGA CTACCTTAGAGATATAAAAGATCCAGAGCATCCCTATTCTCTGGAAGAGCTGAAAGTTATAACAGAAGATGCCATTGAGGTTGATGACCAGCGAAGCTATGTTAG GGTCACATTCACGCCTACTGTGGAACATTGCAGCATGGCAACTGTTATTGGATTATGCTTGCGTGTGAAACTTATGCGAAGTTTGCCTTCACGTTATAAG GTGGATATTAGAGTAGCACCTGGAACTCATGCTACGGAAGCTGCAG TAAATAAGCAATTGAATGATAAAGAACGAGTAGCTGCAGCATTGGAAAATCCTAACCTTGTCGACATGGTAGACGAATGCCTAGCTCCATCTCTTGAATGA